Within the Myxococcus virescens genome, the region TGCCCCTCATGGAGCGTGGCGAAGACGCGCTCACCCGGGTGGGCCCAATCGTAGGAGCGCGTGGCGCGCTGGAGGCGCGGCTTCTCCTCGTGGCTGCCCAGCGGCACGAACCCCAGCGCCTGGAGCTGGTTGGCGCGCCCCGACAGCTCCAGGGGCAAATCCATCTGGTCCGCGGGCGCCTCGGGCTCCACCCGCACGCTGGACGGGAAGAGGAAGAGGATGCTGCGCCACAGATTCATGGACAGCAGCACGAGCGCCAGCACCAGGCCGGCGACGGCGATGCCCAACTCGGCGAGGACGTTCATGAAGGGAGGACCTCCAGGTGCACCGCCCCCCGCGCCACGGGCGCGAGGAGCCATACGAGGGAGGTCAACAAGGCGGGCCGACCGGAGACCATGACTCCGGGACCCTAGCGGAAAGCGGCGCCCGCGTGCGCTGGCTTCAGCGCCGGGACGCGCTGGCTGGCAGCGTGCGCCAGCGCTCGACGTCCGCCGGGGTGAGCGGGTCCTCGCCGCGCAGGAACTGCTCCAGGTGCCCCAGCGAGTCCACGCCGAAGAACAGCTCGCTGTCCGCCAGACAGGTGGGCACGCCAAAGGCCCCGGCGGCCACCGCCGCCTCGGTGTTCCGCCGGACCCGGTCCTTCACCTCCTGCGTCTGGGCCGCCGCGAGCAGCGCCTGGGCGTCCAGCCCCGCGGCCTGAATCGCCGCGCCCACGGCCTCGGGCGACTCCGCCCCCTTCCCGCCGCCCCAGGCGGAGGCATACAGGGCGCTCACCAGCCGGCTCCGGGCCTCCACGTCCTCCACGGCGGCCGTCACGCGCAGCGCGAGCAGCGGGTTGAAGGGATGCGTCGGCGGCGGCGCGAAGGGCACGCCAAAGTCATGGGCGATGCGGAAGGTCTGCTTGAAGATGTAGGCCCGCTTGGGCACGACCTCCGCGGGACCGATGTTTCCCGTCGCGTTGAGCACCCCCGCGAGCAGCACGGGCACCGGCTCCACGGTGCGGCCATGGCGCGCGGCGAGCGCCGGCAGGCGCGTCCAGGCCAGGTAGGCATACGGCGAGATGAAATCCAGCAGGAACCGCAGAGGGGCGTGGGCCATGGCCCGAGTCTAACGCCCCACGTCCGGGCCGTGAGGACACAGTCCCGTCGACTTTCCCGCGTCACATCAGGCGCTCTGGCGCAGCTCCCCGGCGCGGCGCTGGAGCGCACCCCGCAGGGAGCTGGCCAGGGCCAGCAGGCTGGAGGCCCGGGCATCCATGAAGGCCGCCTCGGCCGCCTCCAGCGCCACCACGGAGGACTCCGCGTCCCGCGCGCGCTCCGCGAGCGCCAGGCGCACCAGCCCCACCTGGAGCACGTTGCCCGTCAGCTCCGCCAGCGCGAGCGCCCGGCGCAGGTGCGCCAGGCCCTCCTCACCGGGCAGCAGCGCCGCCAGCGCCCGGCGGGAGAGGATTTCATCCCACGGATTGGCCAGCACCGGGTCCGTGGCCCGCGCCAGCGCCGTCTCCGCCGCGTCCTGCGCCGCCACCAGGTTGCCCTGCTCCCGCTCGAAGCGGGACTGGTAGACGCGCAGCAGCGTCTCCATGCGGACGCCGCCCTCGCGCGCGGCGGCAAGGGCCGCGGGAAGTGAGCGGCGCGCCGCACCCGCATCCTCGAAGAGCACGTCGCGGCAGGCCTGATACACCCGCAGGTGACACTGGAGCCACCGGTCCTCCGGCAGCACCCGCGCCAGCGCCTCGGCGCGGGCCACCACCGCGGCCACGTGCTCGTGCTCGCCGCGCTCCAGGTAGTACGGCGGTGTGAAGAGGGCCAGGTTGCGCTCCATCAACCGGGGGTTGCCCAGCCGCCGCACCAGCTCCGTCTTCTCCGTGAAGGCCGGGACGAACGCCGCGCCGTCGCCCGTGAAGGCCGCGCGCGTCACCACCGCGAACAGATGGAAGCCGCGCACGTCCGTGAACCCATGGGCCTCCGCCACGGCGTACCCGTCGCGCAGCGCCTGCGCGTCCAGCGGCTCGCCGCGCAGCGCCAGGTTCATGTTCATCGTGAAGCCGCCCATGCCCAGCGCCCACGCCAGGCGCTTGGGGAGCCGGCCCATCACCTCGCACAGCCCGCGAAGCCGGTTCAGCTGCTCGTACTGCGTCTCCAGCACACCGGAGAAGCGGCCCGTGTAGGCACACAACTGGGCGGGCGCCAGTTGCACCGCGGCGCGGTAAGGCGACACCTCCGGCTGCTCGGCCCGCACGCGCTCCAGCAGCGCCGTCAGCTCCTCCGTGCGGCCCACGCTGGCCAGCGCCATGGCCTGGAGGATGCGCAGCTCGGCCTGCTTCCAGAAGACGTCCGCGGTGCTGGCGAACGTGTCCGCCTCCCGCTCGCGGAACAGCGCCTTCAGGCGCGCGGGACGCTCCGCTTCGGGCGCGGCGCACGCGGCCTCCAGCGCGGCCACCGCCTCCGTCCGCCCGTCCACCAGGTCCACCGTGGAGGTCCAGTGGTCGCTCAGCTTCCGCGCGAAGACGAGCGAGGTGGGCGGATCGCTCGAATAGCCCACCTCCACCATGGTCACCCAGATGCGCAGCAGCAGCCTGTCACGGCCCGGGAAGTCCGGCGCGGCCTCCAGCAGCATCGCCGCTTCCTTCAGCAGCAGCGTCGCCTCCAGCAGCGCCTGCGCCTCGATGGCGGCCCGGCCCGCGTCCAGCAGCGGGCCAATGGCCAGCTCCGGCTCCGACGAGCGCAGGTAGTGCCACCCCACCGTGCGCGACAGCTCCGGCCGCGACGAGTGCAGCGTCTGGAGCGCCAGCGCCACGCGGCCGTGCGCCACGCGCCGCGC harbors:
- a CDS encoding 2-hydroxychromene-2-carboxylate isomerase — translated: MAHAPLRFLLDFISPYAYLAWTRLPALAARHGRTVEPVPVLLAGVLNATGNIGPAEVVPKRAYIFKQTFRIAHDFGVPFAPPPTHPFNPLLALRVTAAVEDVEARSRLVSALYASAWGGGKGAESPEAVGAAIQAAGLDAQALLAAAQTQEVKDRVRRNTEAAVAAGAFGVPTCLADSELFFGVDSLGHLEQFLRGEDPLTPADVERWRTLPASASRR